CACTCACTTTGACGGATGCTTTGGCACTTTTTTTATGAAGCTTTTCAATGCGTTACCTTATCGGGTGCATGAGATTTAGTCTGTTCTgcagaagaaaacagacaaaaagggTCTCTCAGCACGAGTTACTCTTCTGTAAAGGTTATAGTAAACATGTCAATGCCTAATTAAGCAGAAAATTTTATCTGTATTGTGGGGGAGGCGTTTGCTGTCTCTGACTTTTCTTCTGGGGAATCCATTTAGAAGGACAAAGTAGATTGTGAAGCTGAGCTGGTCCGGAAAGCTCGGCTTACAAATGtcagcagggaaaaaaaacaaaaaacaaaaacacttcctTTCTCCTTGTTTGAAAATGACTCTATTGGCTGGGCAGATTATGGGGGGAGGGTGCGCATGCATGCATACACCCATGTACGTACATACACACAGGCGTacatattttacacacacacacacatacaaacacacacccaATAACGTGAATTGCTTCCGACCAAatgtcaggccctgtgctaggcaccACAAAAACTGAGATGCGTAAAACCTGACCACACTCTTAGCCCACTGTGGTGATGGAAAGACCTCTTTTTCCCTGCTAGATTTTTTTCACTGGCTCTGCGTGCGTTGCTATGATGCTGGGATCATATTGCTCATGGATGTGGTAACTGTATGTCTCGGTTGGCCTGGAACAGCCTTGGCTAATGAGTGTTGTCCCAGTTTTTGAGCAATAAAGCCCTTTGAATTCTCAAAAGTGACCCTGTTTGATTGATAAAATTTGCTTGACTCTTTGGAGTATTTTGCTTGGCTCTGTAAcaactcatttattaattttataacagGCTTTCTCCTTGAGCTTAATGATATGACTAACATACCAAATACTAATTTGCAAACATACAAATTAGTCCTGGAAAAAGCAAATGCAATGAGGATGAGGGGGGTGGTCTAATTTAGTCATCCAGTTATTTTAAACAGGTTTTTCTTGCAAGAAGTGACCACTGATTAATGGTTGTTCAACTAGATTGAGTagcttttgtttcttcaaatCAATTTATGGAACTGGAGACCAGCAACACCAGTTTAATGAAAAAATCCACTTGTCAGCTTGCTAGGAAAGCAAAAACACACCACCAGTAACAATACAGTAATGAGCACAACCACCAAGCTAGTGGCTaaactatttttacattttgtcttcttttatggtatcatgactttaaaaaaaaaaaaattatttatttgagagagagagagagcatgtgcacaggggggaggggcagagggagaaggagaaagagaacctcaggcagactccccactgagcacagagcctgactcagggctcgatctcaccaccctgagatcatgacctgagccgaaatcaagagtcagatgcttaaccagctgagccccccaggcaccccgtatCATGCCTTTGAAATCATGGGCTCTTGTCTCCAGCATTCCCATAATTCTCCCCTCCAAAGTGATTATCTATTTAGTGATATTTCAATGAACCTTTGACTTTTGGGTCACCGTGAAGTTTTCTTACTGGTGAGGCTGGTCGTAGAAGGTGGAGTGGGGTGGTGAGGACCACGGATTCTCCCGTCAAACAGACCGGAGACATGTCATGATTCCGGGAcaccagctctgtggccttgggcaaattccttaaccTTAGAGCCGCAGTTTTGTCATAGTTCCTCCTTCATGCAGATaatcaaacaaaatgaaagaaggcatTTGTGGTGGTCAACAGAGCTCCTAGGAGGTAGTAACTGCTCAATGACTATTTATTGAGCCTTTGGAGTTCCTGCCTGGAGCTGCCTTATTCCCAACAAAACCCCCTTCTCTTCTAActcccactgcctgcctcccAAGACAGACCTCCATGCCTGATCTCTCTTTTCCAAGCTTTCTCGCTGGTGAATGGAAATACAGCCCCACCCTAGGGATTCTCCCAAGGGCCCACCTGTGctaagaggggagagagaggctcacaaggaaaaaagacaTTGCACTGAGATCATGCAAGCCTTGCAAATCTAAGACTGAATCTCCCTTGCTTTGGTACTTCTTTAGTTATATTTTATCCACGTGGCTCTGAAAAGGCCAGGTGAAGGAAATGAACACATGGGTATAAATAGTCACTTTCCCCAtctctgttgatggatatttgccCATTAATTCCCTATGCACCCGCTCTCTCATGCCTTCATTTTCCCTATGCAATTACTGGTCCTAAATCCTCTCAGAGAAGGGAAGGCATGCATCCCCAATAGCATTTTGCATCTACAAATCAAACGTATAATTGGCATCTCATGACGGGTACCCACAAATCACAAAGCATTTGAAATTACAGGCAAGATCGAGAGGGCATTTGCAGCCTTGTCTGAAAAGGTCTTCATAAACCTGTTTGAGAATAATAGGATAGTCCCCAAATCTCCcattccaacaccatttgctattattttaaaatcattatgttTGCCGAACTTACATAATTTTTCAGCTATCAATGGAAGATTTTATTCGATACTCCATAATCTCTCTTCCTGCTGTGCAACTctctacaaataaaaatgttataacaaAAAGACTCTGGCTACCAAAAATATAATGGCCGTGCATCTAAATTATCTGTGAGCACTCAAAAATGGTTTTGTAAGATAATCGTATGCCAGTatatcccagagtcttgggaaaCCTTACCACAGAGATGCCAAGGGTCAAGTCTAGTTTTCTTATGAGCCAGCGTCCTTCTCTGGAGAGATGTGTCTTTGTAGGAGTTGAATTGCCATCCAGCTTTCTTGAAAGTCCTACCTATGAATTTAGCGACTGTCCCACCGTCGGAGCATTGGAGTGATACTCCTTAAACGTGAAAATTATTAACTTGGGATCCTAGGCATTTATAAAGATTTGTGACTcctgtcaatttaaaaaaaaaggggggggggcatgaGACAGCACAAAAGACATCATTTGGCTTTTTCCTGTGTCCATTGCTTGCAGTTCATGAAAGTGTAGATTCAGTTGCTATTTCACTCCGTATCAGAAGCCCTTAGTCTAAGTGGGGAACTTGGGACGGCAGATGTCACCTGTCATCTTATTTCGTCTCTTCTTCTTCCCTTGCAGGCTACGCCCAGGAGGAACAGCTGAAGGAACAGGAGGAcataaaagaagaagaggaggaagaggaggacagtGGTTCGGTAGCTCAGCTTCAGGGCAGCAATGACCCAGGGACAGACGAGGAGCTAGAAACGGGCCCAGAGCAGAAGGGCTGCTTCAGCTACCAGAACTCTCCCGGAAGCCACTTGTCCAATCAGGACGCGGAGAACGAGTCTCTGCTGAGCGATGCCAGTGACCAGGTGTCAGACGCCAAGAGCGTCTGCGGTCGGGATGCCCCGGACCAGAAAGCCAACGTGCACCCCAAGCTGCCCAGCGAAAGCCACAACTGCATGGATAAAATGACCGCCGTCTACGCCAACATCCTGTCGGATTCCTACTGGTCGGGCCTGGGCCTCGGCTTCAAGCTATCCAGCAGCGAGCGGCGGAACTGTGACACCCGCAATGGCAGCAGCAAGACTGATTTCGACTGGCACCAAGACGCGCTGTCCAAAAGCCTCCAGCAGAACTTGCCTTCCCGATCCGTGGGGAAGCCCAGCCTGTTCAGCTCGGTGCAGCTCTATCGGCAGAGCACCAAGATGTGCGGCACCGTGTTCACCGGGGCCAGCAGGTTCCGCTGCCGACAGTGCAGCGCCGCCTACGACACCCTGGTCGAGCTGACCGTGCACATGAACGAAACGGGCCACTACCAAGATGACAACCGCAAGAAGGACAAGCTGCGCCCCGCCAGCTACTCGAAGCCCCGGAAGAGGGCTTTCCAGGACATGGACAAGGAGGACGCTCAGAAGGTTCTCAAGTGCATGTTCTGTGGCGACTCCTTCGACTCCCTCCAAGATCTGAGCGTCcacatgataaaaacaaaacattaccaAAAAGTGCCTTTGAAGGAGCCAGTCCCAACCATTTCCTCGAAAATGGTCACTCCGGCCAAGAAACGCGTCTTCGACGTCAACCGACCGTGCTCCCCCGATTCGACCACAGGCTCGTTGGCAGATCCATTCTCTTCCCAGAAGCCCGCCGGCCTGCCACTATCGTCCAACAACCGGTACGGCTACCAGAACGGCGCCAGCTACACCTGGCAGTTCGAGGCCTGCAAGTCCCAGATCCTCAAGTGCATGGAGTGCGGGAGCTCACACGACACCCTGCAGCAGCTCACCACCCACATGATGGTCACGGGCCACTTCCTCAAGGTCACCAGCTCGGCCTCCAAGAAGGGGAAGCAGCTGGTGCTGGACCCACTGGCGGTGGAGAAGATGCAGTCGCTGTCGGATGCCCCGAGCAGTGACTCGCTGGCTCCCAAGCCGTCTGGGAACTTGGCTTCTGACGGCGCAGCCTCTACCACCGAGCTGAAGAAAGAGGGCAAGAAGGAAAAACCAGAGGAGAGCAACAAGGATGAGAAAGTCATGAAGCGGGAGGAGTACGAGGACCCTCTGCAAAAGCCTTTAGACCCCACCATAAAATACCAGTATCTAAGGGAGGAGGATTTGGAGGACGGCTCCAAGGGCGGAGGGGACATTTTGAAGTCATTGGAAAATACCGTCACCACAGCCATCAACAAGGCCCAGAACGGGGCTCCCAGCTGGAGCGCGTACCCCAGCATCCACGCAGCCTACCAGCTGTCGGAGGGCACCAAGCCTGCTTTGCCCATGGGATCCCAAGTCCTGCAGATTCGACCTAACCTCACCAACAAGCTGAGGCCAATTGCACCCAAGTGGAAAGTGATGCCGCTGGTCTCGGTGCCCGCCAACCTGGCCCCATACACCCAAGTGAAGAAGGAGCCCGACGACAAAGAGGAAGCCGCCAAGGAGTGCGGGAAAGAAAGCCCCCGGGAGGAGCCATCGCCTTTCAGCCACAGTGAGGGGGACGCTTTCTCCAAAAGCGAAACCCCTTCCGAATCCCAGAAGGCCGAGTCTTGCCTCCTGAAGGAGGAGGCCAGGCTGGCGGAGGAGGGTGGCGAGCCCGAGAAACGCGCACCCCTGGAGCCCGCGCCCTCCCTCAGCAACGGGTGCACCCTCCCCACGCGGGCGCCGGCCCTGCCGTGCATCAACCCGCTCAGCGCCCTGCAGTCCGTCCTCAACAATCACCTGGGCAAGGCCACGGAACCCCTGCGCTCCCCTTCCTGCTCCAGCCCGAGCTCAAGCACAATTTCGAGGTTCCACAAGTCCAATCTCAGCGTCATGGACAAGCCGGGCTTGAGTCCCGCCCCCACGCGGCCGGCCCCCGTGTCCAGGCGCTACCTGTTCGAGAGCAACGATCAGCCCATCGACCTGACCAAGTCCAAGAGCAAGAAAGCCGAGTCCTCGCAAGCACAGTCCTGCACGTCCCCGCCTCAGAAGCACGCTCTGTCTGACATTGCCGACATGGTCAAAGTCCTCCCCAAAGCCACCACCCCGAAGCCCGCCGTTTCCTCACGGGGCCCCACCATGAAGCTGGAAATGGACGTCAGGCGCTTCGAGGATGTCTCCAGCGAGGTCTCAACTTTGCATAAAAGGAAAGGTAGGCAGTCCAACTGGAACCCTCAGCACCTCCTGATCTTGCAGGCGCAGTTCGCCTCGAGCCTCTTCCAGACGTCCGAGGGCAAGTACCTGCTGTCCGACCTGGGCCCTCAAGAGCGAATGCAGATCTCCAAGTTCACGGGGCTCTCCATGACCACCATCAGCCACTGGCTGGCAAACGTCAAGTACCAACTTAGGAAGACGGGCGGGACAAAGTTTCTGAAAAACATGGACAAAGGACACCCTATCTTTTATTGCAGTGACTGTGCCTCCCAGTTTAGAACCCCTTCTACTTACATCAGTCACTTAGAGTCACACCTAGGTTTCCAAATGAAGGACATGACCCGCATGGCCGTGGAACAGCAAAGCAAGGCGGAACAAGAGATCTCCCGGGTGTCGTCGGCTCAGAGGTCTCCGGAAACAATAGCTGGTGAAGAGGACACAGACTCTAAATTCAAGTGTAAGTTGTGCTGTCGGACATTTGTGAGCAAACATGCAGTAAAACTCCACCTAAGCAAAACGCACAGCAAGTCACCCGAACACCATTCACAGTTTGTAACAGACGTGGATGAAGAATAGCTCTGCAGGTATGGGTTTGCTCCCAGGTGATGGGACAGTAGCCTTGTGAGGAGCTTCTTGATGGGAGATGGGTCCATTTAGAGGCAGCTCATGTCTCTCAGTACCAAGAGGACAGTAGCCTGCTGGAATAGGACTTATTTGTATGAGAGACTAGAACATGATAAGTCCTAACTGTTCAATGTCTCCCGGTTAGAGTTGGTGGATAGAATGAAATGGGTTCAGAGAGATGGAGTTCACAGATTACCACTTCGTGATATGTGACCCCCTTACTGACCCAGGGCCCAACTCTGAAGGTCCAGCCAAGGCTACGCCTCGTTTTAATTAATATGTACGGACTTCCGTCACTGCCCCGGTTCACCCCTCACCTTCCCATAGCGATGCTAATGACTTAGAAAGTGAGTGAAGGGTGAGCAGCAGAACGAACAGTGTAGAGTTCCTGGGGGCAGCCGCTATGCAGAGATTTCTTAATCAGCTCATGAACTTTATTGTTATTACTTGTAATTAATGCTTTTTGCAGCTTCCTTTCGGGGCAATTGCTACCTTCCCCTTCCGTTCCTCTCTTTCTTGCCTCCAGTAGGTTTGCTAGGAGAGAGCATCTGCCCTGTAGTCAGATGGCAGGAAAATATTCTCTGCGGAACATTGAGGTGAAAAGAGAGGAAGCTTATTTTCTTCTCTCGTCCTCTGGTTTGCTTTAGGATAGGCTAATATCAGCGTCCACCTTTAACCAAGATAGATGCGCTGCATGCCCTTGAGAGTTTACTTTACCTAAAGAAACAGATGACTTTCTGAACACCCATCGCCGATGGGCATGGGGTCGGTCCCACAGCTTCAAGATCATTTGCATCATGTATCAGAGAAGTTCTGTGCCTTGTGTAGTCACCGGTGCCCAGACTCTCTATGTCACCTCCAGGAAAGAGGACAGAGACCAGGGTCAAATACCTTGGCAGGCTTTCCACACCCACCGCTTTCAAATGTTTCCCAGGCTGGGTCTTCACACaatcctttcctctccttcttttttttttttttttgtattttgtctgcttccttctctctcctcctcagcaTGATACCCCCTACATGCTAGGGACCCCTACACATACTCAAGTTGTCCTCCACCTCGGGCCCCACGCTCAATGGGGACCTGACCTGACTTAAAGCTTCAGCATGGGCAAGTCCAGTTAATGCCATGCTAGGTGACCGATTCGGTCTTTTGGTTACTTCACAATAAGAGTTATCAACAGTCAGTAATAACATATAAGCCCTCACCACCCCGTACTGTTAGAGCATTTGTTCCTAAATAGGAGACTTTCAGATCAAGGTCTGAGCAATAGCTGAGCTCCAGGCGGAGGAAGGGTACTTATGTGGTGTGGCTTTGGGCTCGCCTCGCGGTCAGGTGGGGAGATTTGCCAAATGTGAGGATGGTCAAGACGAAATAAAGGGTGAAAATCTGGGACTGTCCCCTTACTGAGAAGATCTAAGAGCTTCCAATGAAGGGGGAATCCCATCCTATAACTCTAATGGTTCCGTGGGCCCAAATGAAGactgttgttttgtttgcatgtttttatcatgataaTTAAAATGTGTTACTAGCAGATTCATCTCTTGCTTTCCAAGCATGATTTGTTCAGCTCACACCATTGAAAGAAAAGCCAAAACTCATCTCTTGAATCTATAAATGAGCTTGGGGCTTGGCAACATTCTATTTATTTgctatataacattttatatcttaTGTAACTTGCTATTATACTTTTCTGgtccttggaaaaaaaaaaaaaaaaaggtggatatATACAGAATacccagagagaagagagatgttTCCAATCCCATAGTGGTAGGTCCAAACCATGGTGAAGAGGACAAATAGGTAATGTTTATTTGTGCTACAATAAAGACCAATTTTCCACCTGTTAGGTTTGTaatcattctttgaaaaaaaattaatatcactGCCAAAACATTGCGATACATAAATAGAaagatgggagaaaaagaaagccttagTCAAAAGTCTGAAACGTACATGTCTGTTCTAAGGAAGTAAAAGTAAACTGATCATTTTGGAAAACCTACACAAAAGGCACTTAACAAATCTGTTAAATACATAGATAGGATAGCTTCTTTCTCATCCCTCTGCAtgtg
Above is a window of Halichoerus grypus chromosome 10, mHalGry1.hap1.1, whole genome shotgun sequence DNA encoding:
- the TSHZ2 gene encoding teashirt homolog 2 isoform X3 translates to MNDTTDCGTGNGTFHSPRTGYAQEEQLKEQEDIKEEEEEEEDSGSVAQLQGSNDPGTDEELETGPEQKGCFSYQNSPGSHLSNQDAENESLLSDASDQVSDAKSVCGRDAPDQKANVHPKLPSESHNCMDKMTAVYANILSDSYWSGLGLGFKLSSSERRNCDTRNGSSKTDFDWHQDALSKSLQQNLPSRSVGKPSLFSSVQLYRQSTKMCGTVFTGASRFRCRQCSAAYDTLVELTVHMNETGHYQDDNRKKDKLRPASYSKPRKRAFQDMDKEDAQKVLKCMFCGDSFDSLQDLSVHMIKTKHYQKVPLKEPVPTISSKMVTPAKKRVFDVNRPCSPDSTTGSLADPFSSQKPAGLPLSSNNRYGYQNGASYTWQFEACKSQILKCMECGSSHDTLQQLTTHMMVTGHFLKVTSSASKKGKQLVLDPLAVEKMQSLSDAPSSDSLAPKPSGNLASDGAASTTELKKEGKKEKPEESNKDEKVMKREEYEDPLQKPLDPTIKYQYLREEDLEDGSKGGGDILKSLENTVTTAINKAQNGAPSWSAYPSIHAAYQLSEGTKPALPMGSQVLQIRPNLTNKLRPIAPKWKVMPLVSVPANLAPYTQVKKEPDDKEEAAKECGKESPREEPSPFSHSEGDAFSKSETPSESQKAESCLLKEEARLAEEGGEPEKRAPLEPAPSLSNGCTLPTRAPALPCINPLSALQSVLNNHLGKATEPLRSPSCSSPSSSTISRFHKSNLSVMDKPGLSPAPTRPAPVSRRYLFESNDQPIDLTKSKSKKAESSQAQSCTSPPQKHALSDIADMVKVLPKATTPKPAVSSRGPTMKLEMDVRRFEDVSSEVSTLHKRKGRQSNWNPQHLLILQAQFASSLFQTSEGKYLLSDLGPQERMQISKFTGLSMTTISHWLANVKYQLRKTGGTKFLKNMDKGHPIFYCSDCASQFRTPSTYISHLESHLGFQMKDMTRMAVEQQSKAEQEISRVSSAQRSPETIAGEEDTDSKFK
- the TSHZ2 gene encoding teashirt homolog 2 isoform X1, yielding MNDTTDCGTGNGTFHSPRTGYAQEEQLKEQEDIKEEEEEEEDSGSVAQLQGSNDPGTDEELETGPEQKGCFSYQNSPGSHLSNQDAENESLLSDASDQVSDAKSVCGRDAPDQKANVHPKLPSESHNCMDKMTAVYANILSDSYWSGLGLGFKLSSSERRNCDTRNGSSKTDFDWHQDALSKSLQQNLPSRSVGKPSLFSSVQLYRQSTKMCGTVFTGASRFRCRQCSAAYDTLVELTVHMNETGHYQDDNRKKDKLRPASYSKPRKRAFQDMDKEDAQKVLKCMFCGDSFDSLQDLSVHMIKTKHYQKVPLKEPVPTISSKMVTPAKKRVFDVNRPCSPDSTTGSLADPFSSQKPAGLPLSSNNRYGYQNGASYTWQFEACKSQILKCMECGSSHDTLQQLTTHMMVTGHFLKVTSSASKKGKQLVLDPLAVEKMQSLSDAPSSDSLAPKPSGNLASDGAASTTELKKEGKKEKPEESNKDEKVMKREEYEDPLQKPLDPTIKYQYLREEDLEDGSKGGGDILKSLENTVTTAINKAQNGAPSWSAYPSIHAAYQLSEGTKPALPMGSQVLQIRPNLTNKLRPIAPKWKVMPLVSVPANLAPYTQVKKEPDDKEEAAKECGKESPREEPSPFSHSEGDAFSKSETPSESQKAESCLLKEEARLAEEGGEPEKRAPLEPAPSLSNGCTLPTRAPALPCINPLSALQSVLNNHLGKATEPLRSPSCSSPSSSTISRFHKSNLSVMDKPGLSPAPTRPAPVSRRYLFESNDQPIDLTKSKSKKAESSQAQSCTSPPQKHALSDIADMVKVLPKATTPKPAVSSRGPTMKLEMDVRRFEDVSSEVSTLHKRKGRQSNWNPQHLLILQAQFASSLFQTSEGKYLLSDLGPQERMQISKFTGLSMTTISHWLANVKYQLRKTGGTKFLKNMDKGHPIFYCSDCASQFRTPSTYISHLESHLGFQMKDMTRMAVEQQSKAEQEISRVSSAQRSPETIAGEEDTDSKFKCKLCCRTFVSKHAVKLHLSKTHSKSPEHHSQFVTDVDEE
- the TSHZ2 gene encoding teashirt homolog 2 isoform X2; its protein translation is MDKRTCFAKEAKIFRGYAQEEQLKEQEDIKEEEEEEEDSGSVAQLQGSNDPGTDEELETGPEQKGCFSYQNSPGSHLSNQDAENESLLSDASDQVSDAKSVCGRDAPDQKANVHPKLPSESHNCMDKMTAVYANILSDSYWSGLGLGFKLSSSERRNCDTRNGSSKTDFDWHQDALSKSLQQNLPSRSVGKPSLFSSVQLYRQSTKMCGTVFTGASRFRCRQCSAAYDTLVELTVHMNETGHYQDDNRKKDKLRPASYSKPRKRAFQDMDKEDAQKVLKCMFCGDSFDSLQDLSVHMIKTKHYQKVPLKEPVPTISSKMVTPAKKRVFDVNRPCSPDSTTGSLADPFSSQKPAGLPLSSNNRYGYQNGASYTWQFEACKSQILKCMECGSSHDTLQQLTTHMMVTGHFLKVTSSASKKGKQLVLDPLAVEKMQSLSDAPSSDSLAPKPSGNLASDGAASTTELKKEGKKEKPEESNKDEKVMKREEYEDPLQKPLDPTIKYQYLREEDLEDGSKGGGDILKSLENTVTTAINKAQNGAPSWSAYPSIHAAYQLSEGTKPALPMGSQVLQIRPNLTNKLRPIAPKWKVMPLVSVPANLAPYTQVKKEPDDKEEAAKECGKESPREEPSPFSHSEGDAFSKSETPSESQKAESCLLKEEARLAEEGGEPEKRAPLEPAPSLSNGCTLPTRAPALPCINPLSALQSVLNNHLGKATEPLRSPSCSSPSSSTISRFHKSNLSVMDKPGLSPAPTRPAPVSRRYLFESNDQPIDLTKSKSKKAESSQAQSCTSPPQKHALSDIADMVKVLPKATTPKPAVSSRGPTMKLEMDVRRFEDVSSEVSTLHKRKGRQSNWNPQHLLILQAQFASSLFQTSEGKYLLSDLGPQERMQISKFTGLSMTTISHWLANVKYQLRKTGGTKFLKNMDKGHPIFYCSDCASQFRTPSTYISHLESHLGFQMKDMTRMAVEQQSKAEQEISRVSSAQRSPETIAGEEDTDSKFKCKLCCRTFVSKHAVKLHLSKTHSKSPEHHSQFVTDVDEE